A region from the Rosa rugosa chromosome 6, drRosRugo1.1, whole genome shotgun sequence genome encodes:
- the LOC133716402 gene encoding uncharacterized protein LOC133716402: MDASLAVKCTHSGQSFMFCINQYMSYAHLFEYICEQFKFSATDDIELHYSLPGCAIFFLRNDDDFKMLFSGAKIYKSDCVDIMVLKNSVSCSKKTSVSFEDSCSGIVDEDDYLTEAFRTEVQKSYLSNEWASYIQCVGQKFRGGSPEFRDRLRKYAIEVGFSFVFIRNDWDRIHAVCSNWGTEGCEWNVRGYVLPANGCFIIGELDNVHSCKGVLRKQKHELLGSKIVKSCIEEDISYNLSLKPREIISKFKSAYGFDISYKVAWKTKQKAKEMIYGSEADSFNMLTWYREAVFETNPGSSFVLEVDSSSNRFQRLFLAYAGCVRGFEFCLPILYVDGTFGKSVYKGQILCATGKNGNHGFFPLAMCVCDSETDANWSFFFQHLKNLLEPQGRKITFISDRGVGLLSAFDKIFPGNPHLFCYKHLVHNLMTKYNGKGSSVLKDDVKKKFFELAYSCTKKEYRFHLRELREAGGADIIDPFLADLPVQNWCRAFFPGCRYGIMANSIAESFNAWFAVEREMPVYTMLDQTRIRVMQMMGERRDEAQLWTSQLTPVMEGRLKEGMEKACRFNVHYSHTNVYEVRSKYSYVVDLGTPSCSCKKWEINCFPCCHGLAAIQAASLDVYAFMDKHFYVDYYKKCYDFPIYPISNVDMASSESASNDFILPPNAKRPPGRPRLKRFKSRGECEKKLIRCGRCGKMGQHNKKTCTEPI; encoded by the exons ATGGATGCTTCCTTGGCTGTTAAGTGCACTCATTCTGGACAAAGTTTCATGTTTTGTATTAATCAATATATGAGCTATGCTCATTTGtttgaatacatttgtgaacaGTTCAAGTTTTCTGCAACTGATGATATTGAGCTTCATTATTCGCTTCCTGGATGcgctattttttttcttcgcaATGATGATGATTTCAAGATGCTGTTTAGCGGTGCCAAGATTTACAAGTCGGATTGTGTTGATATTATGGTGTTGAAGAATAGTGTAAGTTGCAGCAAAAAAACTTCTGTTTCATTTGAAGATAGCTGCTCTGGTATTGTTGATGAAGATGATTACCTCACTGAGGCATTTAGGACTGAAGTTCAAAAGTCTTACTTGTCAAATGAGTGGGCTAGTTACATTCAATGTGTAGGGCAGAAATTTCGTGGCGGTTCCCCTGAGTTTCGAGACAGGCTCAGAAAGTATGCTATTGAAGTTGGGTTCAGCTTTGTATTTATTAGAAATGACTGGGACAGAATTCATGCAGTTTGTTCCAATTGGGGAACCGAAGGATGTGAGTGGAATGTCCGTGGTTATGTATTGCCTGCAAATGGTTGCTTTATTATTGGTGAGTTGGACAATGTCCATTCTTGCAAAGGTGTTCTTCGAAAGCAAAAACATGAGCTTTTGGGATCAAAAATTGTCAAGTCATGTATTGAAGAGGACATTAGCTATAACTTGTCATTGAAGCCAAGGGAAATTATCAGCAAGTTCAAGTCAGCTTATGGGTTTGATATATCATACAAGGTTGCTTGGAAAACAAAGCAGAAGGCTAAGGAAATGATTTATGGCTCTGAGGCTGATTCGTTTAACATGTTAACATGGTATAGGGAAGCTGTATTTGAGACGAACCCCggttcttcttttgttttggaaGTTGATTCATCGAGTAATCGGTTCCAGAGGCTTTTCCTAGCTTATGCAGGCTGTGTTCGTGGCTTTGAATTCTGTCTTCCCATCTTGTATGTCGATGGGACTTTTGGGAAGAGTGTCTACAAGGGGCAGATACTTTGTGCAACCGGAAAGAATGGAAATCATG GTTTCTTTCCTCTTGCAATGTGTGTCTGTGATTCTGAGACTGATGCTAATTGGTCCTTTTTCTTCCAACACTTGAAGAACTTGCTGGAACCTCAAGGTAGAAAGATCACTTTTATTAGTGATCGCGGTGTTGGACTGTTGAGTGCTTTCGACAAGATATTTCCTGGTAATCCTCATCTTTTCTGTTACAAGCACTTGGTGCATAACCTCATGACTAAATACAACGGTAAAGGCTCTTCTGTTTTGAAAGATGATGTTAAAAAGAAGTTTTTTGAGTTGGCATATTCATGCACTAAAAAGGAATATCGTTTTCATTTAAGAGAGTTGAGAGAAGCTGGTGGTGCTGATATTATAGATCCGTTTCTTGCTGATCTGCCTGTTCAAAACTGGTGCCGTGCATTTTTCCCTGGATGCCGTTATGGAATTATGGCTAATAGTATAGCTGAATCTTTTAATGCTTGGTTTGCTGTTGAGCGGGAGATGCCAGTGTACACTATGCTTGATCAGACTCGGATTAGGGTGATGCAGATGATGGGTGAGAGGAGAGATGAGGCACAGCTTTGGACCTCACAACTTACTCCTGTTATGGAGGGTCGTTTGAAAGAAGGTATGGAGAAAGCTTGCCGTTTCAATGTGCATTACTCCCATACAAATGTTTATGAGGTTAGATCAAAGTATTCTTATGTTGTGGACCTTGGAACTCCTTCGTGCTCATGTAAAAAATGGGAGATTAACTGCTTCCCTTGCTGCCACGGTCTTGCTGCAATTCAAGCTGCCTCATTGGATGTTTATGCTTTTATGGATAAGCATTTTTATGTTGATTATTACAAGAAGTGTTATGATTTTCCAATTTATCCAATATCTAATGTTGATATGGCTTCTTCGGAATCTGCAAGTAATGACTTCATACTTCCTCCAAATGCAAAGAGGCCTCCCGGGAGGCCTAGGCTCAAGAGGTTCAAGTCTAGAGGAGAGTGTGAAAAGAAGCTCATTCGTTGTGGCCGATGTGGCAAAATGGGACAGCATAACAAGAAGACCTGCACTGAACCTATTTGA